A portion of the Ricinus communis isolate WT05 ecotype wild-type chromosome 10, ASM1957865v1, whole genome shotgun sequence genome contains these proteins:
- the LOC8285760 gene encoding mitochondrial import inner membrane translocase subunit PAM16 like 2, producing the protein MAAKILANLIVMGSGILARAFVQAYRQALSNASKSGVAQETIENTIRRGSKVMTEQEARQILGVTKETAWEEILNKYETLFERNAKNGSFYLQSKVHRAKECLEALHQGKGEGNPS; encoded by the exons ATG GCTGCTAAGATTCTAGCCAACTTAATTGTGATGGGTTCTGGTATTCTAGCTCGTGCTTTTGTTCAAGCCTATCGTCAAGCACTTTCAA ATGCTTCAAAATCTGGTGTTGCCCAAGAGACTATTGAGAACACAATTCGGAGAGGGAGCAAAGTCATGACGGAGCAAGAGGCCCGGCAAATTCTTGGCGTAACGAAGGAAACTGCTTGGGAGGAGATTCTGAAT AAATATGAAACtttatttgaaagaaatgCCAAGAACGGTAGCTTTTATCTTCAGTCAAAGGTTCACAGGGCTAAGGAATGTTTAGAGGCTCTACATCAAGGCAAAGGCGAGGGTAACCCTAGTTGA